One genomic region from Fulvitalea axinellae encodes:
- a CDS encoding MBG domain-containing protein: MFFVKEPSRILRLVHITILSLYLVFSGATPEVSGQTSSVQNTAPKFTSAPVTGVNEGDTYRYEISLVNASVAQLDLGASTIPDWLSLKEEANVSTLAGTGLGDFQDGPGNKAKFFFPRDVAVDTEGNVYVADWGNNRIRKITQSPDGTATVSTLAGTDGYGFQDGVGSTAQFKNPNGVAVDAEGNVYVADKWNHCIRKITQSPNGTITVSTLAGTGVKGYQDGDGALAKFRHPDGVVVDGEGNVYVADEWNNRIRKITQSPDGTITVSTLAGTGEYDFKDGDGAMAKFSWPDDVAVDAKGNVYVADEWNYRIRKITQNPSVTVSVSTFAGTGISGFEDGDRATAKFRYPSSVALDGEGNVYVADVSRIRKITQSPDGQVTVSTLAGTGVKGYQDGAGPVAQFGSPSGVVVDAEGSVYVADRDNHRVRKIAQKAVLSGTASVPGDYPVILKLKDGKGGYIDQTFTIKVKDITPPQAISYTPSPQASGISIPNKLTITFDEAVRTGTGSVSVIRSSDDVTAETIQAGGISVNGKTATINLTATLKRGEAYHVLVTAGAFEDLSGNDFAGVSDKTAWMFETLQPPKFTSAPVTEVSEGDAYRYEISLANASVAQLDLGASTIPSWLSLKEETNVSSLAGSGVVGFQDGAGTVAKFNTPYGVTVDAEGNVYVADINNNRIRKIGQSLDGITTVSTLAGTGSYSFQDGDGAVAEFQNPTGVAIGSKGNVYVADQRNYRIRKISQNPDGTASVSTFAGTSVGGFQDGDGAMAIFKFPTSVAVDVKGNVYVADQRNHRIRKISKNPDGTVKVSTFAGTGAKGFQDGAGFVAKFDRPTSVAVDAEGNVYVAGYNNHRIRKISQNPDGTVNVSTFAGTGDKGFRDGDGSVAKFKWPTGVATDVEGNVYVADQGNHRVRKISQNPDGTVEVSTLAGSGAGGFQDGEGSTARFTLPTGVAVDAEGNVYVADQQNHRIRKIAQEAVLSGTASIPGDYPVILKLKDGEGGYIEQSFTVRVKEIIPPKAVSFAPANDATDIPLTERLRIEFDEPIRKGTGNVYIKDLSDNSVVETIDVTTRNVFAEGNSVTIRADKAFGLGKNYYVEMDAGAIEDIASNGFAGISGPSKWRFQTRSNRLPEFRSQPITEVDEGNQYSYEIIGFDADKHAMKVTAVNMPSWLSLEKKVMVSTVAGNGNLGFNDGDGRSAEFGYPNGLSVDTTGSVYVADYVNHNIRKIVQSPDGRYTVSTLAGTGAIGAMDGAGGVATFNGPTHLMPDDIGGFYVTDFFNKKIRLIKSASDGTVTVSSFIGEDNNNFVIKKDFGYPGRIVQDNKGSIYVGTLDNFSASLGFIWKIGLDNNTININKLKSSDGRILKFGDLNSLITSSEGELYVNDNNSKAIVHLVQNADGSVDRKTVIDGIAYRSAALEIDGSGNFYNTNNKQIFAYLRQPDGTFKQNLLAGAKNAGYINGEGGVAMFNHVIDMAVDETGTIYVVDTPHYIRKITRNYYLEGIAPMPGDFPVALRLDDGKGGVTDQTFTVRVKEIIPPKVVSFTPASGVKQIVPPTSLSVIFDETIRKGTGPLQIFDAKDNTLAVTVPVSDKSVTVNGGTLSLTLGKVLEKGKAYYVKIGAGVVEDLSGNPFSGIQSQTGWTFTTEPKKAPTVNFSDISKTYGDPDFDLSATTLSTGMQAFSVVGDPKKTSLSGLGNRRVNLGDAGSLRIKLRIEEDADYLPFEKTITLTINRKPIQVSANAGQSKVYGTVDPVLTYTADNLLGTDKLSGALTRDPGNDAGAYAIRQGSLIHPNYDITFHTSDFTVTKASLKVMADAGQSKVYGQPDPVLTYTADNLLGTDKLSGSLSRDPGNDVGAYAIRQGSLTHPNYDITFQSSDFTVTKAPLKVIADVGQNKVYGTADPVLTYIADNLLGTDKLSGSLSRDSGNDVGAYAIRQGSLTHPNYDITFQSSDFTVTNAPLKVIVDAGQNKVYGTADPVLTYTADNLIGTDQLSGALTRDPGNDAGTYAIRQGSLIHPNYDITFQSSDFTVTKAPLKVVADAGQSKVYGTVDPVLTYTADNLLGTDKLSGALTRDPGNDVGAYAIWQGSLTHPNYDITFQSSDFTVTKAPLKIMADAGQSKVYGTVDPVLTYTADNLIGTDNLSGSLSRDPGNDVGAYAIRQGSLAHPNYDITFQTSDFTVTKAPLKVIADAGQNKVYGTVDPVFTYTADNLIGTDKLSGALSRDPGNDVGAYAIRQGSLTHPNYDITFHTSDFTVTKAPLKVIVDAGLSKVYGTVDPVLTYTADNLLGTDQLSGALSRDPGNDAGAYAIRQGSLTHPNYDITFQSSDFIVTKAPLLIKAEDKVRGYGESNPVWTLIYSGFRYDDSQAVFETLPTASCEAVIDSEPGEYMISLSGGVAINYFLEYEDGILRVTEDNYFPDLNIPTMITPNGDGMNDTWNILNTRYYETVGVSVYNLSGKLIYRNDQYGENSEWDASGVDSGVYLYQITTNRGGNYKGRILIRK; the protein is encoded by the coding sequence ATGTTTTTCGTCAAAGAACCGAGCCGTATTCTACGGCTGGTACATATAACTATTCTGTCACTGTACCTCGTCTTTTCCGGAGCGACTCCGGAAGTTAGCGGGCAAACATCTTCCGTTCAAAATACGGCTCCCAAATTCACCAGCGCCCCGGTGACGGGGGTGAACGAAGGAGACACCTACCGTTACGAGATCAGCTTGGTCAATGCGAGCGTCGCCCAATTGGACTTGGGCGCTTCGACGATTCCAGACTGGCTAAGCCTGAAGGAGGAGGCAAACGTAAGCACCTTGGCGGGAACCGGGCTTGGAGACTTCCAAGACGGGCCCGGAAACAAGGCGAAATTCTTTTTTCCTCGTGATGTGGCTGTGGACACCGAAGGCAATGTCTACGTGGCGGATTGGGGAAATAACCGGATACGGAAGATTACGCAAAGCCCTGATGGAACGGCTACTGTAAGCACTTTGGCGGGAACAGATGGTTACGGCTTCCAAGACGGGGTAGGCTCCACGGCGCAATTCAAAAATCCCAACGGTGTGGCTGTGGACGCCGAAGGCAATGTCTACGTGGCGGACAAATGGAATCACTGCATCCGGAAGATTACGCAAAGCCCTAATGGAACTATAACCGTAAGCACCCTAGCGGGAACCGGCGTTAAAGGCTACCAAGACGGGGATGGAGCCTTGGCGAAATTCAGACATCCCGATGGTGTGGTAGTAGACGGCGAAGGCAATGTCTACGTGGCGGACGAGTGGAATAACCGCATCCGGAAGATTACGCAAAGCCCTGATGGAACTATAACTGTAAGCACCCTAGCGGGAACTGGCGAATACGATTTCAAAGACGGGGATGGAGCCATGGCGAAATTCAGCTGGCCCGATGATGTGGCAGTGGACGCCAAAGGTAATGTCTACGTGGCGGACGAATGGAATTACCGGATACGGAAGATTACGCAAAACCCTAGTGTTACGGTCAGCGTAAGCACCTTTGCAGGAACCGGCATTAGTGGTTTCGAAGATGGGGACAGAGCCACGGCGAAATTCCGCTACCCCTCCAGCGTGGCGTTGGATGGTGAAGGTAATGTCTACGTAGCAGATGTTAGCCGGATTCGGAAGATCACACAAAGCCCTGACGGACAGGTAACTGTAAGCACCCTAGCGGGAACCGGCGTTAAAGGCTACCAAGACGGGGCTGGACCCGTGGCACAATTCGGTTCCCCCTCCGGCGTGGTGGTGGATGCCGAAGGCAGTGTTTACGTGGCGGACAGAGATAATCACCGCGTCCGGAAAATTGCTCAAAAAGCCGTTTTATCGGGAACCGCGAGCGTTCCAGGGGACTATCCCGTAATCTTAAAACTTAAGGACGGGAAAGGAGGCTATATAGATCAAACCTTCACTATCAAGGTCAAAGACATTACGCCACCACAGGCGATATCTTACACACCCTCTCCGCAGGCCTCGGGCATAAGTATTCCGAACAAACTGACAATCACTTTTGACGAGGCCGTACGAACGGGAACCGGGAGCGTATCGGTTATAAGGAGCTCCGACGACGTTACCGCCGAAACCATTCAGGCGGGCGGTATTTCCGTCAACGGGAAAACGGCAACCATCAACTTGACTGCCACCCTGAAGAGAGGCGAGGCCTACCACGTGCTGGTGACGGCGGGCGCCTTCGAAGACCTTTCCGGGAATGACTTCGCCGGGGTTTCGGATAAGACGGCATGGATGTTCGAGACATTGCAACCGCCCAAATTCACTAGCGCCCCAGTGACGGAGGTGAGCGAAGGAGACGCCTACCGTTACGAGATTAGCTTGGCCAACGCGAGCGTCGCCCAATTGGACTTGGGCGCTTCGACGATACCCAGCTGGCTAAGCCTGAAGGAGGAGACAAACGTAAGCAGCCTTGCGGGATCTGGCGTTGTAGGCTTCCAGGACGGTGCCGGGACCGTGGCGAAATTCAACACCCCCTACGGCGTGACGGTGGACGCAGAAGGCAATGTCTATGTGGCGGACATCAATAATAACCGGATACGGAAGATTGGTCAAAGCCTCGATGGAATAACAACCGTAAGCACCCTAGCGGGAACCGGCAGTTACAGCTTCCAAGACGGAGATGGAGCTGTGGCGGAATTCCAGAATCCTACCGGAGTGGCGATAGGCTCCAAAGGCAATGTCTACGTGGCGGACCAAAGGAATTACCGGATACGGAAGATTAGCCAAAATCCTGATGGCACGGCCAGTGTAAGCACCTTTGCGGGAACCAGCGTAGGGGGCTTTCAAGACGGAGATGGAGCCATGGCGATATTCAAGTTTCCCACCAGTGTGGCGGTGGATGTCAAAGGTAATGTCTACGTGGCGGATCAAAGGAATCACCGAATACGGAAGATTAGTAAAAACCCTGATGGAACGGTAAAGGTAAGCACCTTTGCGGGAACCGGCGCTAAAGGTTTCCAAGACGGGGCCGGATTCGTAGCGAAATTCGATAGACCCACCAGTGTGGCGGTGGACGCCGAAGGCAATGTCTATGTGGCGGGTTACAATAATCACCGTATACGGAAGATTAGTCAGAACCCCGACGGAACAGTCAATGTAAGCACCTTTGCGGGAACCGGCGATAAAGGTTTCCGAGATGGGGATGGGTCCGTGGCGAAATTCAAATGGCCCACTGGCGTGGCGACGGACGTCGAAGGCAATGTCTATGTCGCCGACCAAGGGAATCACCGGGTACGGAAGATTAGCCAGAACCCCGATGGAACGGTAGAGGTAAGCACCTTGGCGGGAAGTGGCGCTGGAGGCTTCCAAGACGGGGAGGGGTCCACGGCGAGATTCACATTGCCTACCGGCGTGGCGGTGGACGCCGAAGGTAATGTCTACGTAGCCGACCAACAAAATCACCGCATCCGGAAAATCGCGCAAGAAGCCGTTTTATCGGGAACCGCGAGCATTCCCGGAGACTATCCCGTAATCTTAAAACTTAAGGACGGAGAAGGGGGCTATATAGAACAATCATTTACGGTCCGGGTGAAGGAAATAATCCCGCCCAAGGCCGTTAGTTTTGCTCCCGCCAACGATGCTACTGATATACCATTGACCGAGCGTCTGCGTATTGAATTCGATGAGCCAATACGGAAAGGAACGGGGAATGTATATATCAAAGATCTTTCGGATAATTCCGTAGTGGAGACTATCGATGTCACAACCCGTAATGTATTTGCGGAAGGCAATTCGGTTACCATTAGGGCTGATAAGGCTTTTGGGCTAGGAAAGAATTACTATGTAGAGATGGATGCCGGGGCTATCGAAGATATAGCCAGTAACGGTTTTGCCGGTATCTCCGGACCGAGTAAGTGGAGATTTCAAACCCGATCCAATCGTTTGCCTGAATTCCGAAGCCAACCTATAACCGAAGTGGATGAAGGCAATCAATACAGCTATGAGATAATAGGCTTTGATGCTGATAAACATGCCATGAAGGTTACGGCTGTAAATATGCCTTCTTGGCTCAGTCTGGAGAAGAAGGTAATGGTGAGCACCGTTGCTGGAAACGGTAATCTTGGCTTTAATGATGGTGATGGGAGGTCTGCGGAGTTCGGTTATCCGAATGGGCTATCCGTAGATACAACAGGATCAGTATATGTCGCCGACTATGTGAATCATAATATCAGAAAAATTGTTCAATCCCCTGATGGTCGTTATACTGTCAGTACTTTGGCGGGAACGGGTGCTATTGGTGCTATGGACGGGGCCGGAGGTGTCGCGACTTTTAATGGCCCAACCCATCTAATGCCAGATGATATTGGGGGATTTTATGTGACCGATTTTTTTAACAAAAAAATTAGATTGATTAAATCCGCTTCTGATGGTACCGTAACGGTTAGTTCTTTTATAGGTGAGGACAATAATAACTTTGTCATAAAGAAAGACTTTGGTTACCCAGGCAGGATTGTTCAGGATAATAAGGGAAGTATATATGTAGGGACTTTGGACAACTTTTCTGCATCACTAGGTTTTATATGGAAAATAGGCCTAGATAATAATACAATTAATATTAATAAACTAAAGAGTTCAGACGGTAGGATACTTAAATTTGGAGACCTAAATAGCTTGATTACCAGTTCTGAAGGGGAATTATATGTAAATGATAATAATAGCAAGGCTATAGTACATCTCGTCCAGAATGCCGATGGCAGTGTTGACCGCAAAACGGTAATAGATGGTATTGCATACCGATCTGCAGCATTGGAAATTGACGGGTCAGGCAACTTTTATAATACGAACAATAAGCAAATATTTGCCTATTTGAGGCAACCCGATGGCACATTCAAACAAAACCTGTTGGCGGGAGCAAAGAACGCAGGATATATAAATGGAGAAGGTGGTGTAGCGATGTTTAACCACGTTATAGATATGGCTGTGGATGAGACAGGAACAATCTATGTGGTGGATACGCCTCATTATATCCGCAAAATCACCCGAAATTATTATCTGGAAGGCATAGCCCCTATGCCCGGAGATTTTCCTGTAGCCTTAAGGCTTGATGACGGGAAGGGCGGTGTTACCGATCAAACATTCACGGTTCGGGTGAAGGAGATAATACCGCCCAAAGTCGTAAGTTTTACTCCCGCCTCAGGTGTTAAGCAAATCGTGCCTCCAACTTCGTTGTCTGTTATTTTTGACGAGACTATTCGGAAAGGAACGGGACCATTACAGATTTTTGACGCAAAAGATAATACTCTGGCGGTAACTGTGCCGGTAAGTGACAAAAGCGTTACTGTCAATGGCGGTACGCTTAGCCTTACCCTCGGGAAGGTATTGGAAAAGGGGAAGGCGTATTATGTTAAAATAGGTGCGGGGGTGGTAGAAGACTTGTCAGGGAATCCCTTTTCAGGTATTCAAAGCCAAACGGGCTGGACCTTTACTACAGAGCCTAAAAAAGCTCCTACCGTCAACTTTTCGGATATAAGCAAAACATACGGCGATCCCGATTTTGATTTGTCAGCCACCACCTTGTCCACGGGGATGCAGGCTTTCAGCGTTGTGGGCGATCCTAAGAAAACAAGCCTTTCGGGTTTGGGAAATAGAAGAGTTAACTTGGGCGATGCCGGAAGCCTCCGTATAAAACTGAGGATTGAAGAGGACGCCGACTACTTGCCCTTTGAAAAAACGATAACGCTTACCATAAACAGGAAACCTATTCAGGTAAGCGCAAATGCCGGTCAAAGCAAGGTTTACGGCACAGTTGATCCAGTATTGACTTACACGGCCGATAATCTTCTTGGCACGGACAAGCTGTCGGGTGCGCTGACGAGGGATCCGGGTAATGATGCGGGCGCTTACGCCATCCGGCAAGGATCGCTCATCCATCCGAACTACGATATTACGTTCCATACTTCGGACTTTACGGTTACTAAAGCGTCGTTAAAGGTTATGGCCGATGCCGGCCAAAGCAAGGTATACGGACAGCCCGACCCGGTATTGACTTACACGGCCGATAATCTTCTCGGCACGGACAAGCTGTCGGGCTCCCTGTCACGGGATCCGGGCAATGACGTGGGCGCTTACGCCATCCGGCAAGGGTCGCTCACCCATCCAAATTACGACATCACGTTCCAATCCTCGGACTTTACGGTCACCAAAGCCCCGCTAAAGGTGATCGCTGACGTCGGCCAAAACAAGGTTTACGGTACGGCTGATCCTGTATTAACTTATATAGCCGATAATCTTCTCGGCACGGACAAGCTTTCGGGCTCCCTTTCAAGGGATTCAGGTAATGATGTTGGCGCTTACGCCATCCGGCAAGGCTCTCTCACCCATCCGAACTACGATATTACGTTCCAATCCTCGGATTTTACGGTCACCAATGCACCGCTAAAGGTGATCGTTGACGCTGGGCAAAACAAGGTTTACGGTACGGCTGATCCGGTATTGACTTACACGGCCGATAATCTTATCGGGACGGACCAGCTGTCGGGTGCGCTGACGAGGGATCCGGGTAATGATGCGGGTACTTACGCCATCCGGCAAGGCTCGCTCATCCATCCGAACTACGATATTACGTTCCAATCTTCGGACTTTACGGTTACTAAAGCTCCGCTAAAGGTGGTCGCTGACGCCGGCCAAAGCAAGGTTTACGGCACAGTTGATCCGGTATTGACTTACACGGCCGATAATCTTCTCGGCACGGACAAGCTGTCGGGCGCGCTGACGAGGGATCCGGGTAATGATGTTGGCGCTTACGCTATCTGGCAAGGCTCTCTCACCCATCCGAACTACGATATCACGTTCCAATCTTCGGACTTTACGGTCACCAAAGCCCCGTTAAAGATTATGGCCGATGCTGGCCAAAGCAAGGTTTATGGTACAGTTGATCCGGTATTGACTTACACGGCCGATAATCTTATCGGTACGGATAATCTGTCGGGTTCCTTGTCAAGGGATCCGGGCAATGATGTTGGCGCTTACGCTATCCGGCAAGGTTCGCTCGCCCATCCGAACTACGATATCACGTTCCAAACTTCGGACTTTACGGTGACCAAAGCCCCGCTAAAGGTGATCGCAGACGCCGGCCAAAACAAGGTTTACGGGACAGTTGATCCGGTATTTACTTACACGGCCGATAATCTTATCGGTACGGACAAGCTGTCGGGTGCGCTGTCAAGGGATCCGGGCAATGATGTTGGCGCTTACGCTATCCGGCAAGGCTCTCTCACCCATCCGAACTACGATATTACGTTCCATACTTCGGACTTTACGGTCACGAAGGCACCGCTAAAAGTTATCGTTGACGCCGGCCTAAGCAAGGTTTACGGGACAGTTGATCCGGTATTGACTTACACGGCCGATAATCTTCTTGGTACGGACCAGCTGTCGGGTGCGCTGTCGAGGGATCCGGGTAATGATGCGGGCGCTTACGCTATCCGGCAAGGCTCTCTCACCCATCCGAATTACGATATTACGTTCCAATCTTCGGACTTTATAGTCACGAAAGCTCCATTACTTATAAAAGCCGAAGATAAAGTAAGGGGGTATGGGGAGTCTAATCCCGTTTGGACCTTAATCTATTCAGGCTTTCGCTATGATGATAGCCAAGCTGTTTTCGAAACGCTGCCCACGGCATCTTGTGAGGCGGTTATCGACTCTGAGCCGGGGGAGTATATGATTAGCCTATCAGGTGGCGTGGCCATTAATTATTTTTTGGAATATGAAGACGGGATCCTACGTGTCACTGAAGACAATTATTTTCCTGACTTGAATATTCCGACTATGATTACGCCGAACGGTGATGGCATGAACGACACATGGAATATTTTGAACACCCGTTACTACGAAACTGTGGGCGTATCTGTATACAACTTGTCGGGGAAGCTGATTTACCGTAATGACCAGTATGGTGAAAATTCGGAATGGGACGCTTCGGGTGTCGATTCAGGTGTATATCTCTATCAAATCACCACCAATCGTGGTGGGAATTACAAGGGCAGGATTCTTATTCGCAAATAA
- a CDS encoding type IX secretion system membrane protein PorP/SprF produces the protein MDRKIIFFFAIQFFCLGHTLKGQSDIGFKQYYQTPQALNPAYAGSNPYWSFSMGYGAVSLGQGLRADNYLVAANFVFPYDQMKNYGVNALKGRRPDIFVRSNAKSMGQGKSYRSGMGISAHRQSSGWVSQTQLQVAYAIHVPLSRKLRISGGAGFVLSGFEADQDGIFVRDELDPVYRSFVENGGANTAYGIRVGLALHGENFYGGYAFSRKVGESGFNLGNVSVLNVHRISGGYRLPLAGNTDWLNSCMLNVYEKKTTVAVVSQIEYKERIRAGVIVSPDEYFSLIAGVLIQQRGRVDITVSQPMGGEGGISDNKTLLELGLSVFCFRYQGQKRRFW, from the coding sequence ATGGACCGTAAGATAATTTTCTTTTTTGCCATACAGTTCTTTTGCCTAGGCCACACGCTGAAAGGGCAATCTGACATAGGCTTCAAGCAGTATTACCAAACGCCTCAGGCCTTGAATCCGGCTTATGCCGGTTCGAATCCTTATTGGTCGTTTAGTATGGGTTACGGTGCGGTAAGTTTGGGCCAAGGTCTTCGTGCGGATAATTACCTAGTCGCAGCCAACTTCGTTTTTCCATACGACCAAATGAAGAACTACGGAGTCAACGCTTTAAAAGGAAGGCGTCCTGACATCTTTGTCAGAAGCAATGCCAAATCAATGGGGCAGGGAAAGAGCTACCGCTCGGGTATGGGTATTTCCGCGCATAGACAAAGCAGTGGCTGGGTGAGCCAAACCCAATTGCAAGTAGCTTACGCTATTCATGTTCCTTTGAGCAGAAAGCTGAGAATTTCGGGTGGCGCAGGGTTTGTCCTGAGCGGTTTCGAGGCCGACCAAGACGGGATATTTGTTCGCGATGAATTGGATCCCGTTTATAGGTCTTTTGTGGAGAATGGAGGGGCTAACACTGCTTACGGTATTAGAGTGGGCTTGGCATTGCATGGCGAAAACTTTTACGGGGGATACGCTTTTTCCAGAAAAGTGGGGGAGAGCGGTTTTAATCTGGGAAATGTTTCGGTATTAAACGTTCATAGAATTTCCGGTGGATATCGACTTCCGCTAGCTGGTAACACCGACTGGTTAAATTCGTGTATGCTAAATGTATACGAGAAAAAGACTACCGTGGCTGTTGTGTCGCAAATAGAGTATAAAGAGCGAATAAGAGCCGGGGTTATTGTCAGTCCCGACGAGTATTTTAGCTTGATAGCGGGAGTGTTGATACAACAGCGTGGTCGAGTCGATATTACGGTGTCACAACCAATGGGAGGAGAAGGCGGCATAAGTGACAACAAGACGCTATTGGAACTGGGATTAAGTGTTTTCTGCTTCAGGTATCAGGGACAGAAAAGACGCTTTTGGTGA
- a CDS encoding TonB-dependent receptor, with translation MKRFATIFIFVFQLLGGSLWAQSDSVNVRIPQNRLGLSGVVDALRNAGREVAYSKEALKGAGYFYFDRGSYSLQEIQEILEASGKVICFEENGTLLLLPNPKNKTAKADLRTLNGYVRETGSGENLPGVTVLLPDAGTGTATNGYGFFSLRIPKHGARVVFSAIGFAPLDTVLVANAGNPVEIRLSPDLVALDAVVVKASNKAPLSSDTPYSGRINLPVEQVRDLPSFMGEKDVFKTLQLMPGVQSGQEGNSGLYVRGGGADQNLIILDDAPVYNASHLFGFFSVFNGDALKSVTLHKSGFPARFGGRLSSVLKMDMKEGDRERFRARGAIGVLTSSLTVEGPLEKGKSSFLASGRRSFLDLALRPFTEDKATPYFYDVNLKFNRSFGPKDRLYASGYFGNDHFYFKQSSGHLLIGWGNRTGTLRWNHQFSDRLFVNTSAIYSDFKFNIDYERKYDRVDEDDYRFEYTSTISDLTLKSDFDYRLSNAHQLRSGISASRRRFRPNIIDINNGENGSYRQHVPKEYSMEYNAYLEDEMRLGKYIQANFGARISAFEANDKNYTSWEPRLAFSLKTGSNSAIKASYSKMTQYLHLLSTTGIGLPTDLWVPSTDKIKPATSWQTATGWVKDFPDHGLEFTAETYYKETNGLVLYRDGANLLDLSQATDIDVRSVDFDWSDKITQGKGTSYGAEFLLRKTTGKVTGWIGYTIAKASVKAPDNNQGKSYAPRHDRRHDLAVVGIYKPSKKRTFSFSWTYGSGTPYTISSGRGVSLNYPEPNRTNHFQDLFGEKSNFRGEAQHRLDVSVQFHKDKRWGRRTWELGVYNLYNRKNPYFYYTNTDSSPDSEVTKTSFRKVTLFPILPYFSYKFIIG, from the coding sequence ATGAAAAGATTCGCGACGATATTTATTTTTGTATTTCAATTATTGGGCGGTTCGCTTTGGGCGCAAAGTGACAGTGTGAACGTGCGTATTCCCCAAAACCGCCTTGGCTTATCTGGGGTGGTGGACGCTTTGCGGAATGCCGGCCGGGAAGTAGCCTATAGTAAAGAGGCATTGAAAGGCGCCGGTTACTTTTATTTTGACAGGGGGTCTTATTCTTTACAAGAAATACAAGAGATTTTGGAGGCGTCTGGCAAGGTGATTTGCTTCGAGGAAAACGGAACCTTGTTGTTGTTGCCGAACCCGAAAAACAAAACGGCGAAAGCCGATCTGAGAACCCTAAACGGGTATGTCAGGGAAACCGGCAGTGGCGAGAACCTTCCTGGTGTCACGGTCCTGCTTCCCGATGCCGGTACGGGGACAGCCACTAACGGCTACGGATTTTTTTCTTTGCGAATCCCGAAACACGGCGCAAGGGTGGTTTTTTCGGCAATCGGTTTTGCGCCTCTTGACACTGTGCTTGTCGCAAATGCCGGAAACCCGGTTGAGATACGTTTGTCTCCGGACCTTGTGGCTCTTGACGCCGTAGTCGTGAAGGCGTCGAATAAGGCGCCTTTGTCTAGCGATACGCCTTATTCGGGGCGTATTAATTTGCCGGTGGAACAAGTAAGGGACCTGCCTTCATTTATGGGGGAGAAAGACGTGTTCAAGACCCTTCAGCTCATGCCCGGTGTGCAGTCCGGGCAAGAAGGTAATTCGGGGCTGTACGTTCGCGGCGGCGGTGCGGACCAAAACCTTATTATCCTTGACGACGCTCCCGTTTATAACGCAAGCCATTTGTTCGGGTTCTTTTCGGTATTCAACGGCGACGCCCTGAAGAGCGTAACGTTGCACAAGTCCGGTTTTCCGGCCCGGTTTGGCGGGCGTTTGTCTTCGGTACTGAAAATGGATATGAAAGAAGGCGACCGTGAGCGCTTTAGGGCGCGGGGAGCTATAGGGGTGCTCACCAGCTCGTTGACGGTGGAAGGCCCTTTGGAAAAAGGAAAATCCTCTTTCTTGGCCTCCGGGCGCAGATCATTTTTGGATTTGGCTTTGCGTCCGTTTACCGAAGACAAGGCCACACCGTATTTTTACGACGTAAATCTCAAGTTTAACCGTTCGTTCGGTCCAAAGGACAGGCTCTATGCCAGCGGGTATTTCGGCAATGATCATTTCTATTTCAAGCAGAGTAGCGGACACTTGCTTATAGGTTGGGGGAACCGCACGGGGACTTTGAGGTGGAACCACCAGTTTTCAGACCGATTATTCGTAAACACCTCCGCCATATACAGCGATTTCAAGTTTAATATCGATTATGAACGGAAGTATGATCGTGTGGATGAGGATGATTACCGTTTCGAATATACCTCGACAATATCTGACCTGACGCTTAAGAGTGATTTTGATTATCGTCTTTCCAACGCCCATCAATTGCGTTCGGGTATTTCGGCTTCCCGTAGGAGATTTAGGCCGAATATCATAGACATTAACAATGGAGAGAACGGATCATATCGTCAACATGTGCCCAAGGAATATAGTATGGAATACAATGCGTATTTGGAAGACGAAATGCGGTTGGGCAAGTATATTCAGGCCAATTTTGGGGCGAGGATTTCCGCCTTCGAGGCCAATGACAAAAACTATACGAGTTGGGAACCGCGGTTGGCGTTCTCTCTCAAAACGGGATCCAATAGTGCAATCAAAGCTTCGTATTCCAAAATGACCCAATATCTCCACCTGCTCTCCACCACGGGGATCGGGTTGCCGACGGATTTGTGGGTGCCAAGCACGGATAAGATCAAGCCGGCCACGTCATGGCAAACGGCCACGGGATGGGTAAAGGATTTCCCTGACCACGGTTTGGAATTTACAGCTGAGACGTATTACAAGGAAACGAATGGCTTGGTTCTTTACCGTGATGGTGCGAATTTACTCGATCTGAGCCAAGCCACCGATATAGATGTGCGCAGTGTGGATTTCGATTGGTCGGATAAGATTACCCAAGGGAAAGGAACGTCTTACGGGGCGGAATTTCTGTTGCGGAAGACGACCGGAAAAGTGACCGGCTGGATAGGCTACACCATAGCGAAGGCGAGTGTCAAAGCCCCGGACAACAACCAAGGCAAGTCATATGCGCCACGCCATGACCGTAGGCACGATTTGGCTGTTGTCGGTATATATAAGCCGAGCAAAAAACGGACATTCTCCTTTTCATGGACTTATGGTTCCGGTACGCCTTATACCATATCATCGGGGCGTGGCGTGAGCCTTAACTATCCGGAACCGAACCGAACGAACCACTTTCAGGACCTTTTCGGCGAGAAGTCCAATTTCAGAGGCGAAGCGCAACACCGTTTGGATGTAAGCGTGCAGTTTCATAAAGACAAACGTTGGGGACGCAGGACTTGGGAACTGGGGGTATATAACCTGTATAATCGAAAGAATCCCTATTTCTATTATACGAACACTGATTCAAGTCCGGATTCTGAAGTGACTAAAACCAGTTTTAGAAAAGTCACGCTCTTTCCCATATTGCCCTACTTTAGCTATAAGTTCATTATCGGATAA